The genomic stretch ATTTTTACCAGACAGAAAAGATGCTAGGTGCTAAAAAATACTTCtgatataatttattataattataataatattacaatttcatttatttcttttcATGTTAAGGGATTTATGTAAATTCAAATATTTCAAGCAATAATTTTCTAAAAACATTGAGATACATCAGACGGTGTTAGCAAAAGTATTTTATATACACAgagatataaacatttatagaATGAATTATGTTGATAATAATTAAAAGACATAAGTCAAATTAAAAAGCAAGTATAGCTTGTTTGCAAATGTTTCCAGATTAGGTTATGTTTAAGAACTGCCAGTATTTTTGTAAAAGTAACTgctgccacctagtggtggtATCATAAGAGTACAGTACATAATATAATGTTGACGTCAGTCtacaaataaaaatgtctacaaaaaaaacaacattatactTGCATAATTCCTTTTTATTTTGATCAATCGATAACATCTGAAATTGCAAAATGAAAGAAACCTGCAATGATACAACATTTGGAAGAAAATAGTTACTATTATACATTGTACACATTTTACATGTCTATAACAGAGACATAATTATGTATGTGACTACAAAGCtcaatataaattaaaataaaaccctcttattaaatacatgtttctttactccAAAACACCCATTAATACTTACATTAAATGCAGTAATGTATGAGTTATTCACTATGTTCAAAGAACATGAAGTCCTGAAAGAAAAGATACAGATCTTTACTTTAACACAAAGAGACATACATGAGCTACAAACTGGTCCAACCAGAAATATGATGGCATATGATAGCAATGGTGGATTTTTGCTTACTATGAGAAAACATGCTCCAAAAAGAGCAGCTTTGATCTTCACGTCCAAATCCAAAGGAAAGTTGATTCCAAAATTGTCTGCATCAGTGAAAGCTTCTTTCACCAGACCCGTCCACTGTTTGGAGATTCGGCCCACCTGCGTTGACTCATCCATGGACAGCacctgttaaaataaataaacttacgATCATGCAAATAGGCTCTAAAGTGGTAaagttgtttgtttattgtgaaCAGACTACATGATGTAATGGTTTATGATGTAATGGAATTTTTCTGCATTATGCCCAACATTTGTGTTCTCATTTGAAACAGCTAAAATAAGGAAATGTACAAATATTTCTTTGTTAAATATGATTacattaaaagcaataaaaatTAACTACATTATACAATTTATGTCAACTTTCTGCATTGTTTATACCTCAAAGTTCACATCAGAGCAACATTTGCAGGAGCAGCACGGTCCCACTATCTTCAGAACTGCTTCTCGCTTCTCATTCTGTATGGTAAACTTAGGAATGAAAGGATGCCAGTTCTGGATCACATATCCAATCGGGTTGCCTGGCGGAGACTGGATTTCAAGCTGAGAAGTAGACACAAAACCCAGCATCTTAGACATTGACAAAATAAAGTGGAGCTGTTATTGATTAACACTGTAAAAACCCAGCTTAGGTTTAAAAGGGGACAAACCCATGAGTTCGGCAAAAGGCTTTGAGGCCTGTGGATGGTTAAAGCAACTGACCATAGGATTTGACTTCGTAAACAGAAATATGTATTACCTCTTGTAGGCAACAGGGGCAACAGCAGCTCCCGCACCTCAAAGGGCGTGTAAGTGTCATGACTTCCTGCCCACTGTTATCCTGAATATGAAGGACAAATGAGCGCAGCGGTCCACAGCACTGCCTGGTACAGCAGTCGTTCTCCTCAGCCACATAAAACACCTGCTGACCCATACTGTTCTTCACAACGTACTTATTATTTGTCTCCCAGCCCAGTATTACTGcaaataagtcattgaaaaatGTGAACACATTTACAAAGAGTGGTTAAATGTACTGCATATTTAGGGTTCACGCACTTTTTTGATGGAAGAtatcttttttgtttgtttgtttgtttagttaTTTCTTAACACCATTCCAGCATCACTGGCATATTTATAGGTTTTTTTTTAGAAAGCGCTCGGAGCTAGCTACCATGTCTAGCCAGGATATCATCCTTGTGTTCATAAAACAAGatcaagtttcacattaaatgtaaACAACCATGCTTTGGTATTTTTTAATCCCCGGTAAACCTCAAAACAAGCTGTGCCCTGCCCACAACCGCTGACTGACTCTGCTGTATTTGCATAGTTACTATCCCCAACGTGTTGTACACTTGTCCACCATTGT from Paramisgurnus dabryanus chromosome 6, PD_genome_1.1, whole genome shotgun sequence encodes the following:
- the LOC135750578 gene encoding phospholipid scramblase 1-like, with translation MSANSVHPAPPYGQPSAMPGQGPMPNQIQMMPVPPRPAGCPPGLEYLAQIDQLLVHQKVELAEVILGWETNNKYVVKNSMGQQVFYVAEENDCCTRQCCGPLRSFVLHIQDNSGQEVMTLTRPLRCGSCCCPCCLQELEIQSPPGNPIGYVIQNWHPFIPKFTIQNEKREAVLKIVGPCCSCKCCSDVNFEVLSMDESTQVGRISKQWTGLVKEAFTDADNFGINFPLDLDVKIKAALFGACFLIDFMFFEHSE